The uncultured Bacteroides sp. DNA segment CCAGACAAAGAAGTACTAATATTTTAGCCACATTTACATCTATTCTATTGGTTTAGGAATTATCTTTTAAACTTTTTCTGATTCTGCTTAATTGAGTGGGAGTAATTCCCAAATGTGAAGCAATATGCTGTTGAGATATTCTTTTATCAATATTAGGATGAGCTATACGAAGCTTTAAATATCTTTCCGTTGCATTCTCTATTGCTAGAGAAACCTCTATTGGTTCTTTTTCAATTACCCAGTTTCTTTCAAGGTACGCAATATAGAAATCTTTTAGATCAATACATTGATTAGCTAACTGGCGGAATTTCTTATAATTGAATGAAATTAAAACAGTATATTCTAAGGCTTCAAGCGTAAACTCGGACGGCCTATCAAGAATGGAAGATACGACAGATCCTGCAAGATCATTTTCAAGAAATAGATTTTTAGTATATACATTTCCGGCGCTATCAGTGAAATAAGCCCTGAGTGCTCCTTCACAAACAAAATGCAGATTTTTAGAATAATCCCCATTTCTAACTAAGAATTCGTTTCTTTCCAAAATTTTAAATCCTAATAATGACTCTAGTAATATCCAGGATTCCTGACTAATAAATGAATATGATTCAAGCTTTTTTCTGAATACAATAATATATTTTTCCTGATCTATCATGCTTGTTTAATTTTCTTTTTATTGCTTGATCTACTTAATTGATAAACGTTGGCAAGATATATAAAAAAGGATAAAACCACTACAAATAATTCACTATATTTGCGCCTTGAGTATGAAGCGAAAGCTTTTGAAGATAAATTTATAATCATGTTAGATGGAATTAAAGTCATAGCATTCGATGCTGACGACACACTTTGGGTGAATGAGCCCTTTTTTCAAGAAATAGAGAAAAGCTTTTGCGAACTACTGCAAGAATACGGCACACAAAAGGAAATATCTAAAGAGCTGTTTCGTACGGAAATGCAAAACCTTGAAATCTACGGATATGGTGCCAAAGGTTTTACACTTTCATTGCTAGAGACAGCTTTAAGAATAAGCAAAAACACCATACCGACTGATCAAATTGCTCAAATCATCGAAATGGGGAAATCACTACTGACCATTCCTATCCAGTTGCTTGATGGTGTGGAACCACTCCTTAAATCCTTGAATGGTAAGTTTGAAGTGATTATGGCCACAAAAGGAGATTTACTCGACCAGCAGAGTAAATTAAAGCGTTCGGGTCTGGAAGAGTATTTCAGCCATGTGGAAATTATGAGTGATAAAACAGAAGATGACTACATGAAGCTGCTTTCAAAGCTAGAGTTCATGCCCGATGAATTTTTGATGATTGGCAATTCTTTGAAATCGGACATACAACCAGTGCTTAATATCGGCGGTTACGGTGCTTACATTCCTTTTCATACTGTTTGGCAGCATGAAAAGATTGAAGAGATTTCTCACACAAGAATGATAAGATCGGCCTCCTTAGAAGAATTAAAAGAAGTATTGAAATGAAACACACTGTAGATATAGAACATTGGAATAGAAAAGAGCATTTTCAGTTCTTTAGTAAATTTGATGATCCCTTCTTTGGCATAACAGTGAACGTCGATTGCACAGCCACCTATCAGCAGTCGAAAGAAGAAGGTGTTTCATTCTTCTTGTTATCGTTGCACAAGGTGATGAATGCAGTCAATGCCACCGAACCGTTTCGTTACAGGATAGAAGATGGCACTGTGGTGTGCTATGATGTGATTCATGTATCTTCTACCGTAGGACGAAGTGATGGCACTTTTGGTTTTAGTTTTTTCCCGTATTATCCTTCTTTAGACACCTTTGTGGCAAGTGCCACCACAGAAATAGCTTTTCTTAAAGAAACCAGCGGACTAAACTTTAATGACGCAGCCCGGAGAACAGATGTGATTCATTTCTCGTCTGTGCCATGGATAAGCTTTACTGACCTGAAGCATGCCACCAGTTTTGGTATCAATGACTGCGTGCCGAAGATTTCCGTCGGCAAATACTACACAGCCGAAGGGCGCATACTACTTCCCCTCTCCGTTACCGTCCATCATGCGTTGATGGATGGCTATCACGTTGCACAATTTATCGAAAGGTTACAGCAGTCACTTCTTTGATCAAATAGAGCAATCTCTACAGCCAAAATGCAAATATTACCGATGTGCCCCTACAGGCCTTCT contains these protein-coding regions:
- a CDS encoding chloramphenicol acetyltransferase; the encoded protein is MKHTVDIEHWNRKEHFQFFSKFDDPFFGITVNVDCTATYQQSKEEGVSFFLLSLHKVMNAVNATEPFRYRIEDGTVVCYDVIHVSSTVGRSDGTFGFSFFPYYPSLDTFVASATTEIAFLKETSGLNFNDAARRTDVIHFSSVPWISFTDLKHATSFGINDCVPKISVGKYYTAEGRILLPLSVTVHHALMDGYHVAQFIERLQQSLL
- a CDS encoding Crp/Fnr family transcriptional regulator, which codes for MIDQEKYIIVFRKKLESYSFISQESWILLESLLGFKILERNEFLVRNGDYSKNLHFVCEGALRAYFTDSAGNVYTKNLFLENDLAGSVVSSILDRPSEFTLEALEYTVLISFNYKKFRQLANQCIDLKDFYIAYLERNWVIEKEPIEVSLAIENATERYLKLRIAHPNIDKRISQQHIASHLGITPTQLSRIRKSLKDNS
- a CDS encoding HAD family hydrolase, which gives rise to MLDGIKVIAFDADDTLWVNEPFFQEIEKSFCELLQEYGTQKEISKELFRTEMQNLEIYGYGAKGFTLSLLETALRISKNTIPTDQIAQIIEMGKSLLTIPIQLLDGVEPLLKSLNGKFEVIMATKGDLLDQQSKLKRSGLEEYFSHVEIMSDKTEDDYMKLLSKLEFMPDEFLMIGNSLKSDIQPVLNIGGYGAYIPFHTVWQHEKIEEISHTRMIRSASLEELKEVLK